From one Pseudactinotalea sp. HY158 genomic stretch:
- a CDS encoding AraC family transcriptional regulator — MDALAGFLTGPRAVGAFLLRTQMDPPWALRIRDEAPLTILSVVRGSGCICFDDAAPHAIDAGDTAIVRGPDHYTVGDSPGTAPQAIIGPGESCTSVDGGDVSESMNRGVRTWGNSTSGTVVLLTGTYTGDGEVSRRLLHALPRLIVLRGEDWDCPYVRLLAEEVGHAHPGQGAVLDRLLDLVLVTALRTWFTRPEARAPAWYRARTDPVAGPALRLLHNNPAHPWTVSSLAGQVGVARAMLARRFTELVGEPPMAFLTGWRLALAADLLLEPDATVQAVARRVGYGSPFTFSSAYKRRYGLSPQNHRAARLAG, encoded by the coding sequence ATGGATGCCCTGGCCGGATTTCTCACCGGTCCACGAGCGGTGGGCGCGTTCCTGCTCCGTACCCAGATGGACCCGCCGTGGGCGCTGCGTATCCGCGACGAGGCGCCGCTGACGATCCTGTCGGTCGTGCGCGGGAGCGGATGCATCTGCTTCGACGATGCGGCCCCGCACGCCATCGACGCGGGCGATACGGCGATCGTGCGCGGCCCGGACCACTACACGGTGGGCGATTCCCCCGGCACCGCCCCACAGGCGATCATCGGGCCCGGTGAGTCGTGCACGAGCGTCGACGGAGGCGACGTCTCCGAATCGATGAATCGCGGCGTTCGCACGTGGGGGAACAGCACGTCCGGCACGGTCGTGCTGCTCACCGGCACCTATACGGGCGACGGCGAGGTGAGCCGCCGACTCCTGCACGCGCTCCCACGACTGATCGTTCTCCGAGGCGAGGACTGGGACTGCCCATACGTCCGGCTGCTCGCCGAGGAGGTCGGGCACGCTCACCCGGGGCAGGGAGCAGTGCTCGACCGACTGCTCGACCTGGTCCTCGTGACCGCGCTACGCACGTGGTTCACGCGACCGGAAGCGCGCGCTCCTGCGTGGTACCGGGCACGCACGGACCCGGTGGCCGGGCCGGCCCTGCGGCTTCTGCACAACAACCCGGCCCATCCCTGGACGGTGTCCTCCCTGGCCGGTCAGGTCGGAGTGGCTCGGGCGATGCTCGCGCGGCGATTCACGGAGTTGGTCGGTGAACCCCCGATGGCGTTCCTGACCGGCTGGCGCCTGGCACTGGCCGCGGATCTGCTGCTCGAACCCGATGCCACCGTGCAGGCGGTCGCGCGGCGCGTCGGGTACGGCAGTCCGTTCACCTTCAGTTCGGCGTACAAGCGACGCTACGGCCTCAGCCCGCAGAACCACCGGGCCGCCCGCCTAGCCGGGTGA
- a CDS encoding DJ-1/PfpI family protein, whose product MTDKILIITGDAAETLEVYYPYYRLQEAGYEVHIGAPEKRTLQFVVHDFVDGFDTYTEKPGHTCQADVALRDVDPADYVAVVVPGGRAPEYLRNNPEAQRIVRHVFERNIPVAATCHGPLLLAASGVLDGRTSAAYPELAVDVTTAGGVFEDGGGVVDGNLVTSRAWPDNGTWMKAFLQVLEKARVSA is encoded by the coding sequence ATGACCGACAAGATCCTCATCATCACCGGCGACGCCGCCGAGACCCTCGAGGTGTATTACCCGTACTACCGACTGCAGGAGGCGGGGTACGAGGTCCACATCGGCGCACCCGAGAAGCGAACCCTCCAGTTCGTCGTGCACGACTTCGTCGACGGGTTCGACACCTACACCGAGAAGCCGGGGCACACCTGCCAGGCCGACGTCGCGCTCAGGGACGTCGACCCCGCGGACTACGTGGCCGTGGTCGTGCCGGGCGGGCGGGCGCCCGAGTACCTTCGCAACAACCCGGAGGCGCAGCGGATCGTCCGGCACGTCTTCGAGCGGAACATCCCGGTGGCCGCGACCTGCCACGGCCCGCTGCTGCTGGCCGCCTCGGGAGTGCTCGACGGACGCACCTCCGCGGCGTACCCGGAACTGGCAGTCGACGTGACGACCGCCGGCGGAGTGTTCGAGGACGGCGGCGGCGTGGTCGACGGCAACCTCGTGACCTCGCGTGCCTGGCCCGACAACGGCACCTGGATGAAGGCCTTCCTGCAGGTGCTGGAGAAGGCGCGGGTCTCGGCCTGA
- a CDS encoding CoA transferase: MDFAPARELVRDLGLTASALPQISGPRPAPGLASPLAVTDGALASVAACLAAGAELAVARTGRYPAMDVTTAHVAAAVRAEAWLRDPAGRPLAGFAPLSRLWPAADGWVRTHANYPWHRRALLEALGVPDRDDDEGVVECVGRAISERSALDVEAGAYAAGGLAVAARTADEWRASDPGRHAGTGSVVTVEPLGAAKPLPGAARLPASGVRVLDLTRVIAGPVGTRMLGALGADVLRIDDPRRPELPLSAVDGVVGKASAALDLDTDGGLAALDDLLLRADVVVTGYRPGSLRRFGLDPDQLAARHPGTIVVTLSAWGTSGPWAGRRGFDSLVQVASGIGWASSTDGARPGRLPCQLLDHATGYLLAAGTLIALAHRARAGRASHVRLSLARTAAWLLDQGARDDLPGTAPADATAYRVPFGDGWSGISPPGSIDGVPLTWPHLPPRYAGAAPSWG; the protein is encoded by the coding sequence ATGGATTTCGCACCCGCACGGGAACTGGTGCGCGACCTCGGCCTGACGGCTTCGGCGCTACCGCAGATCTCGGGCCCGCGCCCGGCCCCGGGGTTGGCGTCGCCGCTGGCGGTGACCGATGGTGCACTCGCGTCGGTGGCGGCGTGCCTGGCGGCGGGCGCGGAGTTGGCGGTCGCCCGCACCGGGCGCTATCCGGCGATGGACGTGACCACCGCCCACGTCGCGGCGGCCGTGCGCGCTGAGGCATGGCTGCGCGATCCTGCCGGGCGGCCCCTCGCCGGCTTCGCTCCCCTATCGCGCCTGTGGCCGGCCGCGGACGGGTGGGTGCGCACGCACGCGAACTATCCGTGGCATCGCCGAGCGCTCCTCGAGGCGCTGGGCGTGCCCGATCGCGATGACGACGAGGGCGTCGTCGAGTGCGTCGGCCGAGCGATCTCCGAACGGTCTGCACTCGACGTCGAGGCGGGTGCATACGCGGCGGGCGGGCTGGCCGTCGCGGCGCGGACCGCGGACGAATGGCGTGCGAGCGACCCCGGCAGACACGCGGGCACGGGATCCGTCGTCACCGTCGAGCCGCTCGGCGCGGCGAAGCCGCTGCCCGGCGCGGCCCGCCTGCCCGCCTCGGGAGTCCGGGTCCTGGATCTCACCCGGGTGATCGCCGGACCGGTCGGAACGCGCATGCTGGGCGCACTCGGGGCCGACGTGCTCCGCATCGATGACCCTCGCCGCCCGGAACTGCCGCTGAGCGCGGTCGATGGCGTCGTCGGAAAGGCGAGCGCCGCACTCGACCTCGACACGGACGGCGGGCTCGCAGCACTCGACGATCTTCTCCTCCGCGCCGATGTCGTGGTCACCGGCTATCGACCCGGGTCGCTCCGGCGCTTCGGGCTCGACCCGGATCAGCTCGCGGCTCGACATCCCGGCACGATCGTCGTCACCCTCTCGGCGTGGGGAACGAGCGGGCCGTGGGCCGGACGGCGCGGGTTCGACAGCCTCGTCCAGGTCGCCTCGGGCATCGGGTGGGCGAGCAGCACGGACGGCGCCCGGCCGGGACGGCTGCCGTGCCAACTCCTCGATCACGCCACCGGCTACCTCCTCGCCGCGGGCACGCTCATCGCGCTCGCACACCGGGCCAGAGCGGGGCGGGCATCGCACGTGCGCCTCTCCCTCGCGCGGACCGCGGCCTGGCTGCTCGACCAGGGGGCCCGCGATGACCTCCCCGGGACCGCGCCGGCGGACGCGACGGCCTATCGGGTCCCATTCGGTGACGGCTGGAGCGGCATCTCCCCGCCGGGCTCGATCGATGGGGTTCCCCTGACATGGCCACACCTGCCGCCCAGATACGCCGGCGCCGCGCCGTCCTGGGGCTGA
- a CDS encoding maleylpyruvate isomerase family mycothiol-dependent enzyme, giving the protein MSARTTARPDLRRLAFAERTDLAELLDTLTPEEWAAPSLCRGWSIHDVVAHVVSYEELGPAGIIARRFKGRRRGGPNEVGRAEYARRSPVELSAFLRAHLVPTGLTSWFGGAIGLTDGLIHHQDIRRALDRPRTVPPERLRPALEFALRSPKLPSRGDAAGLHLVADDLDWEHGSGPDVAGPAEALLMAIAGRPDALTDLRGPGAPVFAERINARQRT; this is encoded by the coding sequence GTGAGCGCCCGCACGACCGCTCGGCCTGACCTGCGGCGCCTCGCGTTCGCCGAGCGCACCGACTTGGCGGAGCTCCTCGACACCCTCACGCCCGAGGAGTGGGCGGCGCCGTCGCTGTGCCGGGGCTGGTCGATCCACGATGTGGTCGCCCACGTGGTCAGCTACGAGGAGCTCGGGCCGGCGGGGATCATCGCGCGCCGGTTCAAGGGCCGGCGCCGCGGCGGACCGAACGAGGTGGGGCGCGCCGAGTACGCGCGGCGATCCCCCGTCGAATTGTCGGCGTTCCTGCGCGCGCACCTGGTGCCGACCGGTCTGACCTCGTGGTTCGGCGGCGCGATCGGGCTCACCGACGGGCTGATCCATCACCAGGACATCCGCCGTGCCCTCGACCGCCCCCGGACCGTGCCTCCCGAGCGCCTCCGGCCCGCCCTGGAATTCGCGCTCCGATCGCCTAAGCTGCCCAGCCGCGGGGATGCGGCCGGCCTTCACCTGGTCGCCGACGACCTGGACTGGGAGCACGGATCCGGGCCCGACGTCGCCGGTCCGGCCGAGGCGCTGCTCATGGCCATCGCCGGACGACCCGACGCGCTCACCGATCTGCGTGGGCCCGGGGCGCCGGTCTTCGCCGAACGGATCAACGCCCGGCAGCGGACCTGA
- a CDS encoding MarR family winged helix-turn-helix transcriptional regulator: MELDEGRPGAVQRVEAGIRALITGGVLHNHEVAARVGLHVLDLQVLNLLAVAGGRMTPSALAAAMHTPRSSISRIVRRLEAAGYVHRTESRDDGRSVTVHVDAERLAAITGEYRHQSDALQCALADIDDDEVGVIARFLEGLVDPDRRSAAGRRDGPRGEGTG; this comes from the coding sequence ATGGAATTAGATGAGGGTCGCCCAGGTGCCGTGCAACGCGTCGAGGCGGGGATCCGCGCCCTGATCACCGGGGGAGTCCTGCATAACCACGAGGTCGCGGCGCGTGTCGGTCTGCACGTCCTCGACCTGCAGGTGCTCAACCTCCTCGCCGTGGCCGGTGGTCGGATGACACCGTCCGCGCTCGCGGCGGCGATGCACACCCCGCGGTCCTCGATTTCACGGATCGTGCGCCGGCTCGAGGCCGCCGGCTACGTGCACCGCACGGAGTCGCGTGACGACGGCCGGAGCGTCACGGTCCACGTCGATGCGGAGCGGCTCGCGGCCATCACGGGCGAGTACCGTCACCAGTCCGATGCCCTTCAGTGTGCGCTCGCCGACATCGATGACGACGAGGTCGGGGTGATCGCCCGGTTCCTCGAGGGGCTCGTCGACCCCGATCGGCGCTCTGCGGCCGGCCGGCGGGATGGGCCGAGGGGTGAGGGGACCGGCTGA
- a CDS encoding multicopper oxidase family protein, whose product MDRRTFLTLVGAGAAGVALASCSGGGGPPAPERPWTPRTPVRIPDELHPDDGTFPLAVQRGSTEILPGTTTQTWGVNGSYLGPTLRLRTRDRVTMHVTNGVDEVTTMHWHGMLLPARMDGGPHQPIEPGHTWSPSWTVDNRASTLWYHPHPDGETARQVFNGVAGMIIIDDDDTDSLDLPHDYGIDDIPCILQDRTIEDDGEMPFDTVPNFGQMGTDVLVNGTLGAYLELTRTTVRFRLLNGSNARLYNVGFADDREFTLIATGQGLMPKPARLSRFALGPAERAEIVVAFEPGERVRMTTTSGSERIDQGDLSIMEVRVGDDAQPGTPPPAELPGPAPLVPSAGARVRTFKLQGHDSINGEEMDMSRIDEVVPAGALEIWEVENTVYSHNFHIHGCDFTVLDRNGKPPEPWEAGRKDTVHLPDKSVVRVAVQFRDYTDPAAPYMYHCHILRHEDAGMMGQFLVVEPGTEDSVPRVLPAG is encoded by the coding sequence GTGGACAGACGCACGTTCCTCACCCTCGTCGGCGCCGGGGCCGCCGGCGTCGCGCTGGCCTCGTGCAGCGGGGGCGGCGGCCCACCGGCGCCCGAACGCCCGTGGACACCGCGCACCCCGGTGCGGATACCGGACGAACTCCACCCGGACGACGGAACGTTCCCCCTGGCCGTGCAGCGGGGCAGCACTGAGATCCTGCCGGGCACCACGACCCAGACCTGGGGCGTGAACGGGTCCTACCTCGGCCCGACCCTGCGCCTGCGCACGAGGGACCGGGTGACGATGCACGTGACCAACGGCGTCGACGAGGTCACGACGATGCATTGGCACGGCATGCTCCTTCCCGCGAGGATGGACGGTGGCCCGCACCAGCCGATCGAGCCCGGCCACACCTGGTCGCCGTCGTGGACGGTCGACAACCGGGCCTCGACCCTGTGGTACCACCCCCACCCCGACGGCGAGACGGCTCGCCAGGTCTTCAACGGCGTCGCGGGAATGATCATCATCGACGACGACGACACCGATTCCCTGGACCTGCCTCACGACTACGGCATCGACGACATTCCATGCATCCTCCAGGACCGCACGATCGAGGACGACGGCGAGATGCCCTTCGACACGGTGCCCAACTTCGGTCAGATGGGAACCGACGTCCTCGTCAACGGCACGCTGGGGGCCTACCTCGAGCTGACCCGGACCACCGTGCGGTTCCGCCTCCTCAACGGTTCGAACGCCCGCCTGTACAACGTCGGCTTCGCCGACGACCGCGAGTTCACCCTGATCGCCACCGGCCAGGGGCTGATGCCGAAGCCCGCACGGCTGTCGCGGTTCGCGCTCGGGCCCGCCGAGCGCGCCGAGATCGTCGTCGCCTTCGAGCCCGGTGAGCGGGTGCGGATGACCACCACCTCGGGATCGGAGCGCATCGATCAGGGCGACCTGTCGATCATGGAGGTCCGCGTCGGCGACGACGCGCAGCCGGGCACTCCCCCGCCCGCCGAACTGCCCGGACCCGCCCCGCTCGTCCCGTCGGCGGGTGCCAGGGTTCGCACATTCAAGCTGCAGGGCCACGATTCCATCAACGGCGAAGAGATGGACATGTCCCGCATCGACGAGGTCGTACCGGCCGGCGCGTTGGAGATCTGGGAGGTCGAGAACACGGTCTACTCGCACAACTTCCACATCCACGGCTGCGATTTCACCGTGCTGGACCGCAACGGGAAGCCGCCCGAGCCGTGGGAGGCCGGCCGCAAGGACACGGTGCACCTGCCCGACAAGTCCGTGGTGCGTGTCGCCGTCCAGTTCCGCGACTACACCGATCCGGCGGCCCCGTACATGTACCACTGCCACATCCTGCGGCACGAGGACGCCGGCATGATGGGCCAGTTCCTCGTGGTCGAGCCGGGCACGGAGGATTCGGTTCCCCGCGTGCTCCCCGCCGGGTAG
- a CDS encoding SRPBCC family protein, with protein sequence MSTTGQATSLQFEIIIHVPQRRAFEVFAEEFDRIKPRSYNLLDVDIAETVLEGRVGGSIHDRGIDGSVCRWARVLAFEPPERLVFSWDIDSRWRPEHDPARTSEVEVRFVALAAETTRVELRHRHLDRHGDGWSGYSADLEAEAGWPTFLERYRVLAVAS encoded by the coding sequence ATGAGCACGACCGGCCAGGCCACGTCCCTGCAGTTCGAGATCATCATCCACGTGCCGCAGCGCCGCGCCTTCGAGGTGTTCGCCGAGGAGTTCGACCGGATCAAACCCCGCTCGTACAACCTCCTCGACGTCGACATCGCCGAGACCGTGCTCGAGGGCCGGGTCGGCGGGTCCATCCACGATCGCGGCATCGACGGCAGCGTCTGCCGGTGGGCCCGCGTGCTCGCCTTCGAACCGCCCGAGCGGCTCGTGTTCAGCTGGGACATCGACAGCCGGTGGCGCCCCGAACACGATCCGGCCCGCACCAGTGAGGTCGAGGTGCGGTTCGTCGCGTTGGCCGCGGAGACGACGCGGGTCGAACTGCGCCATCGCCACCTCGACCGGCATGGGGACGGCTGGTCGGGCTACAGCGCGGATCTGGAGGCCGAGGCGGGCTGGCCCACCTTTCTCGAGCGCTACCGCGTGCTGGCGGTGGCATCGTGA
- a CDS encoding MFS transporter codes for MAESSSTTAVPTRWVPHVPPAGAPASPPTGPVRPRPGLVLAAACVCQLLVVLDISVVNVALPSIGDALGFASSSLSWVINAYTLTFGGLLLLGGRLADLIGHRRTMLAALALFGTVSLLGGLATGPGQLIAARAAQGVAAAVLSPVSLTVLMVAFPDAHGRRRALAAWGVVATGGGALGVLLSGVLTQYLSWRWVLFINVPIVLAAAGLALTAIRGHGARAHAQLDVLGALLATATTTLLVYGCVHASESTWSDPVTLAVFLLAAPCGAGFVLRETRAATPLVRLSVLRVRRVWLAVVVLAFIGAAMISGFYFGSLSLQQVLGYDPVITGLAFLPFFACMAIATSAGPRLLERYGTRLVLTAGLVVAAAGMAAFGRLGPGSGYLTFLIATVPASIGLGLSLAPTLTMGTAGVERDDAGMVSGLLNTSRQVGGSLALAALATVVAAVAGPNAGGVEAATGYRAAFVLTGALLFTAALIVLTCVPRRAPDRQQAGER; via the coding sequence ATGGCAGAGTCATCGAGCACGACAGCGGTGCCGACGCGGTGGGTGCCGCACGTCCCGCCGGCCGGGGCGCCGGCGTCCCCGCCGACGGGCCCCGTTCGGCCGCGGCCGGGGCTGGTCCTGGCCGCGGCGTGCGTGTGCCAGCTGCTCGTCGTGCTGGACATCAGCGTCGTCAACGTCGCGCTTCCGAGTATCGGCGACGCGCTCGGCTTCGCCTCCAGTTCGCTGTCGTGGGTGATCAACGCCTACACGCTCACGTTCGGCGGTCTCCTGCTCCTGGGCGGCCGGCTCGCGGACCTGATCGGCCACCGGCGCACGATGCTCGCGGCGCTGGCGTTGTTCGGCACGGTCTCGCTGCTCGGCGGGCTGGCGACCGGGCCCGGTCAGCTGATCGCCGCCCGTGCCGCCCAGGGAGTCGCCGCCGCCGTGCTGTCGCCGGTCTCCCTCACGGTGCTCATGGTGGCCTTCCCCGATGCACACGGCCGGCGGCGGGCCCTGGCGGCCTGGGGCGTGGTCGCGACCGGCGGCGGGGCGCTCGGAGTGCTGCTCAGCGGCGTGCTCACGCAATACCTCAGCTGGCGGTGGGTGCTCTTCATCAACGTCCCGATCGTCCTTGCGGCCGCCGGCCTCGCCCTGACCGCGATCCGCGGCCACGGCGCACGGGCGCACGCGCAACTGGACGTCCTGGGCGCGTTGCTCGCGACCGCGACGACGACGCTGCTCGTCTACGGCTGCGTGCACGCCTCCGAGAGCACGTGGTCCGATCCCGTGACCCTCGCGGTGTTCCTGCTCGCCGCTCCGTGCGGCGCCGGATTCGTCCTCCGTGAGACACGCGCGGCCACCCCGCTGGTGCGCCTGTCGGTGTTGCGAGTCCGCCGGGTCTGGCTCGCGGTCGTCGTGCTCGCGTTCATCGGGGCGGCCATGATCTCGGGGTTCTACTTCGGGTCGTTGAGCCTGCAGCAGGTCCTCGGCTACGACCCCGTGATCACGGGATTGGCCTTCCTGCCGTTCTTCGCATGCATGGCGATCGCCACGTCGGCCGGCCCGAGGCTGCTCGAGCGGTACGGCACCCGCCTCGTGCTCACCGCCGGACTCGTCGTGGCCGCGGCGGGGATGGCGGCGTTCGGGCGACTCGGCCCCGGATCGGGATACCTCACCTTTCTGATCGCCACCGTTCCCGCGTCGATCGGGCTGGGACTGTCGCTCGCGCCGACCCTGACCATGGGCACCGCCGGGGTCGAGCGCGACGACGCCGGCATGGTGAGCGGACTGCTCAACACGAGCCGTCAGGTCGGCGGAAGTCTCGCCCTGGCCGCACTGGCAACCGTCGTCGCTGCGGTCGCCGGTCCGAACGCCGGGGGAGTGGAGGCGGCCACCGGCTACCGGGCTGCGTTCGTGCTCACCGGAGCGCTGCTGTTCACGGCGGCCCTCATCGTGCTCACATGCGTGCCTCGGCGCGCCCCTGATCGACAGCAGGCGGGCGAGCGGTGA
- a CDS encoding TetR/AcrR family transcriptional regulator, which yields MDEGPGISRSDERAVPTPPWRTPPRAGRRRITRDEIIDAALTVLERDGADALTTRAVAQQMRTGPASLYAHVAGKDELLELLVDRVIGEMPEPPQPRPPVWADQLRQMCRDTRAALLVHPGIAAVALGTPPGGPHALHRTECLLAVLRAGGLPDRVAALALDLFSQYVVASAFEADLRRRASGAGPEWPAELERYFSSLSRDRFPHTVQLAAQLTRPAEDERFEFGLDVLIAGLHSLTDVPGLGDLTPGPG from the coding sequence GTGGATGAGGGTCCGGGTATATCCAGAAGTGATGAGCGGGCGGTTCCGACGCCGCCGTGGCGCACGCCGCCGCGGGCCGGGAGGCGCCGGATCACGCGGGACGAGATCATCGACGCGGCGCTCACGGTGCTCGAGCGTGACGGGGCGGACGCCCTGACGACTCGTGCGGTGGCCCAGCAGATGCGGACGGGGCCGGCGTCGCTGTACGCCCACGTCGCGGGCAAGGACGAGTTGCTGGAACTTCTCGTCGACCGCGTGATCGGAGAGATGCCCGAGCCGCCGCAGCCACGGCCGCCGGTGTGGGCCGACCAGCTGCGGCAGATGTGCCGGGACACAAGGGCGGCCCTGCTGGTTCACCCCGGGATCGCGGCGGTCGCGCTCGGCACGCCTCCCGGCGGGCCGCACGCGTTGCACCGCACCGAGTGCCTGCTCGCGGTGCTCCGCGCCGGTGGCCTCCCCGATCGCGTGGCCGCGCTCGCGCTCGACCTGTTCTCCCAGTATGTGGTTGCATCCGCGTTCGAGGCCGACCTGCGGCGCCGGGCGTCCGGAGCGGGACCCGAGTGGCCGGCCGAACTGGAGCGCTACTTCTCCTCGCTGTCACGCGACCGCTTTCCCCACACCGTTCAGCTCGCCGCCCAACTCACCAGGCCCGCGGAGGACGAACGGTTCGAGTTCGGTCTCGACGTGCTGATCGCCGGGCTCCACTCGCTCACGGACGTCCCCGGGCTCGGGGATCTCACTCCTGGGCCGGGTTGA
- a CDS encoding NmrA family transcriptional regulator — MVHLVAHGFTGAHEYYIDHRFGTGKTGRRVAARLRGLGETVKVGSRRGPIPFDWDDEAGWSAALDGADSAYITFYPDISFPGASERIATLVRAARAGGVGRLVLLSGRGEPEAVAAEDAVRESGATWTVLRSAWFAQNFSEYFLLEPVLEGQIALPAGDVAEPFLDLDDLADVAAAALTRDGHAGRTYELTGPRLLTFADAAAELTRATGRRIDYRPLTPDQYARAAIGAGVPAEEVGPLTDLFGRVLDGHNAYLTDDVERVLGREPRDFADYARSSAASGVWNPAARAGDIR; from the coding sequence ATGGTGCATCTCGTTGCCCACGGATTCACTGGAGCGCATGAGTACTACATTGATCATCGGTTCGGAACGGGAAAGACCGGCAGGAGGGTCGCGGCCCGGCTGCGCGGGCTCGGCGAGACGGTCAAGGTCGGCTCGCGCCGCGGCCCGATCCCATTCGACTGGGACGACGAGGCCGGCTGGTCCGCCGCCCTCGACGGCGCCGATTCGGCCTACATCACCTTCTATCCCGACATCTCGTTTCCGGGTGCATCGGAACGGATCGCCACCCTTGTTCGCGCCGCGCGCGCCGGGGGCGTGGGCCGGCTGGTGTTGCTCTCCGGGCGGGGTGAACCCGAGGCCGTTGCGGCCGAGGACGCCGTGCGCGAGAGCGGCGCCACCTGGACCGTGCTGCGGTCCGCCTGGTTCGCCCAGAACTTCAGCGAATACTTCCTCCTCGAGCCCGTGCTCGAGGGGCAGATCGCGCTCCCGGCCGGTGACGTCGCCGAGCCCTTCCTCGATCTGGACGACCTTGCGGACGTCGCCGCTGCGGCCCTGACGCGGGATGGGCACGCCGGCCGGACCTATGAACTGACCGGGCCGCGGCTCCTCACCTTCGCCGACGCCGCCGCGGAACTGACGCGGGCGACCGGACGGCGGATCGACTACCGGCCACTCACGCCCGACCAATACGCCCGTGCGGCGATCGGGGCGGGCGTGCCCGCGGAGGAGGTCGGGCCGTTGACGGACCTGTTCGGCCGCGTGCTGGACGGTCACAACGCGTACCTGACCGACGACGTCGAACGCGTGCTCGGGCGGGAGCCCCGCGACTTCGCGGACTATGCCCGTTCGTCGGCGGCATCCGGCGTGTGGAACCCCGCCGCGAGGGCGGGTGACATCCGATGA
- a CDS encoding DUF1772 domain-containing protein yields the protein MMEGLTRALTVAAAIGAGLGAGVYLAFSTFIMPGLRPLAPPQAIAAMNSINKAAPASRLLMLVLFGAGALCVLVLIAGLRHLGDPAAWWQIAGAALYLVSVAILVGYHVPHNDRLMQIDLQAVDAGAVWSRFYTGWMAWNLARTLTAVAGAVGLTLALRAH from the coding sequence ATGATGGAGGGACTCACCCGGGCACTGACGGTCGCTGCTGCGATCGGCGCCGGCCTGGGCGCCGGCGTCTATCTCGCCTTCTCCACGTTCATCATGCCCGGTCTCCGGCCGTTGGCGCCCCCACAGGCGATCGCGGCCATGAACTCGATCAACAAGGCCGCCCCGGCCAGTCGGCTGCTCATGCTCGTGCTGTTCGGTGCCGGAGCGCTGTGCGTGCTCGTGCTGATCGCCGGGCTCCGCCACCTCGGCGATCCGGCGGCGTGGTGGCAGATCGCCGGTGCCGCACTCTACCTGGTCAGCGTCGCGATCCTGGTCGGCTACCACGTGCCGCACAACGACCGGCTCATGCAGATCGACCTGCAGGCGGTCGACGCCGGCGCCGTCTGGTCGCGCTTCTACACCGGCTGGATGGCCTGGAACCTTGCGCGGACACTGACGGCCGTGGCCGGTGCGGTCGGCCTGACGCTCGCACTGCGCGCGCACTGA
- a CDS encoding response regulator transcription factor, with protein MTIRVALVDDEELVRTGLRMTIGAEPDLAVVAEADDGAEMARGLSNAEIAAEFMVSPETIKTHAGNLLAKLGARDRPQAVIAAYESDFINPAQE; from the coding sequence ATGACCATCCGAGTGGCGCTGGTCGACGACGAGGAACTCGTCCGCACGGGTCTGCGCATGACCATCGGCGCCGAGCCGGACCTGGCCGTGGTGGCCGAGGCGGACGACGGCGCGGAGATGGCACGCGGCCTGTCGAACGCCGAGATCGCGGCCGAGTTCATGGTGAGCCCGGAGACGATCAAGACTCATGCGGGTAACCTCCTCGCGAAACTCGGTGCCCGCGACCGGCCCCAGGCCGTGATCGCCGCCTACGAATCGGACTTCATCAACCCGGCCCAGGAGTGA
- a CDS encoding DedA family protein, producing MSESILSLVHEVVSSPWVYAALFALAALDGFLPIIPGETALVVVAVYASSGDGQLALVILAGAVGAFAGDHVAYLIGRRSIGRLRTGLRSGGRGRAAYDWVHRTLARRGGQVLLASRYVPGVRTATTLTMGAVGYPLRRFSAVDAAAAVFWAGGWSLLGYLAGATVGDDPIRGLLLGLGLMLAVTALGEAGRRIWRARRPHTQAIEATEAVGPTGGTGGTEEPRLLVHHSCGPTGGR from the coding sequence GTGAGCGAGTCGATCCTGAGTCTCGTCCACGAGGTGGTCTCGTCACCGTGGGTCTACGCCGCGCTGTTCGCACTCGCCGCGCTCGACGGGTTCCTGCCGATCATCCCGGGCGAGACGGCGCTCGTCGTCGTCGCGGTCTACGCCAGCTCGGGGGATGGCCAGCTCGCGCTGGTGATCCTGGCGGGGGCGGTCGGCGCATTCGCCGGCGACCACGTCGCCTACCTCATCGGGCGCCGGTCGATCGGGCGGCTGCGCACAGGTCTGCGCTCGGGCGGCCGAGGCCGCGCCGCATACGACTGGGTTCATCGGACCCTGGCGCGGCGGGGCGGGCAGGTGCTGCTGGCCTCCCGATACGTGCCCGGGGTGCGCACCGCGACGACCCTCACGATGGGCGCGGTGGGCTATCCGCTCCGCCGGTTCTCGGCCGTCGACGCCGCCGCAGCCGTGTTCTGGGCGGGTGGCTGGTCGCTCCTGGGCTACCTCGCCGGCGCGACGGTCGGTGACGATCCCATCCGCGGCCTACTCCTCGGGCTCGGGCTCATGCTCGCGGTCACCGCGCTCGGCGAGGCCGGACGCCGCATCTGGCGCGCGCGCCGTCCTCACACACAAGCCATAGAAGCGACAGAAGCCGTAGGACCTACAGGAGGCACAGGAGGCACAGAGGAGCCGCGGCTCCTCGTCCACCATTCCTGCGGGCCCACCGGCGGACGATAA